The Corythoichthys intestinalis isolate RoL2023-P3 chromosome 1, ASM3026506v1, whole genome shotgun sequence genome has a segment encoding these proteins:
- the LOC130912330 gene encoding ileal sodium/bile acid cotransporter-like, which translates to MSSFKETTANFSACDDDATICTGANCLVPNIDLNAKLNLALSIVFTVMQAMIMLAMGCSLNAHKLWGHLRRPWGIAVGFLCQFGIMPFTACALSFAFNVLPVQAIAINILGCCPGGAISNIICRLLEGDMDLSITMTACSTTLSMGMMPLCLLIYTSIWTSSDPIQIPYDTIGVTLVAFLVPVTVGMCIKHRWPHYAKRILKVGSIAGVVFLVIISVVGMILYESSWIIDPYLWIIGTIYPFIGFGMGFLLAYFVGQPWHRCRTIAVETGIQNSLLCNTIIQLSFGPAEKEAMFAFPIIYSIFQLMASVLFVGGYQTYKRSNCLQPAEIESQFPSLEGAVDKLLLSPTLDPHQFAYRANRSTDDTINIALHNALGHLENRGTYSVKLGHHVSSTLKLSTGSPQRCVQSPLIFTLYTSDCSPTHISNKIVKFADSTTLVGLISGGDEVAYGEEVERLAVWCSENNLLLNTTKTKEVILDFRKKGTHPAPLAINGECVERVNSFKLLGVHISDDLSWSANARAVVERAQQRLHFLGVLKKNHLEQKLLVSFYRATVESILTYCITVWYAGCTEADRRSLQKVINTAQKIIGCSLPSLEDIASSCYQKRANNIMKDRSHPGHPLCDLLPSGKHYRSHKTRTNRLRDS; encoded by the exons ATGTCAAGCTTCAAGGAAACAACTGCAAACTTTTCTGCCTGCGATGATGATGCCACAATCTGCACCGGTGCTAACTGCCTTGTTCCAAACATTGACTTAAATGCAAAATTGAATCTGGCATTAAGTATTGTGTTCACTGTAATGCAGGCGATGATCATGCTTGCCATGGGCTGCTCTCTGAATGCCCATAAACTTTGGGGGCACCTGAGGAGACCCTGGGGCATCGCTGTTGGTTTTCTCTGCCAATTCGGCATTATGCCTTTTACTGCCTGTGCATTATCATTCGCATTTAATGTGCTACCTGTTCAGGCAATTGCTATCAATATTTTGGGTTGTTGTCCTGGAGGCGCCATTTCCAATATTATCTGCCGCTTGCTTGAGGGAGACATGGACCTAAG TATTACTATGACAGCATGTTCCACCACACTGTCCATGGGAATGATGCCACTATGTCTTCTCATATACACCTCCATCTGGACTTCGTCAGACCCCATCCAAATTCCATATGATACAATTG GTGTCACTCTTGTGGCCTTCCTTGTTCCAGTCACTGTTGGAATGTGCATTAAACATAGATGGCCCCACTATGCTAAAAGGATCCTCAAG GTTGGATCCATTGCAGGTGTTGTTTTCCTTGTCATCATTTCTGTGGTTGGGATGATTCTTTATGAGTCTTCCTGGATCATTGACCCCTACCTTTGGATAATTGGAACAATCTACCCCTTTATTGGTTTTGGGATGGGTTTCCTTTTGGCTTACTTTGTGGGTCAACCATGGCACAG GTGCCGTACAATTGCTGTGGAGACAGGTATTCAGAACAGTCTTTTGTGTAACACAATTATTCAGTTGTCCTTTGGACCAGCTGAAAAGGAAGCCATGTTTGCATTCCCAATCATCTACAGCATCTTTCAGCTCATGGCATCTGTCCTGTTTGTGGGAG GATACCAAACCTATAAAAGGTCAAATTGTCTACAACCAGCTGAAATAGAGAGTCAATTTCCATCATTGGAAG GTGCCGTTGACAAGCTCCTTCTGTCCCCCACACTGGACCCTCATCAGTTTGCCTATAGGGCAAACCGCTCCACTGATGACACCATAAACATTGCACTCCACAACGCGCTAGGCCACCTTGAGAACCGTGGGACCTAT TCTGTGAAACTTGGACACCACGTCTCTTCCACTCTAAAGCTGAGCACAGGCTCCCCTCAAAGATGTGTACAGAGTCCTCTAATTTTCACCCTCTACACCTCAGACTGCTCACCGACCCACATCTCCAATAAAATCGTTAAGTTCGCCGACAGCACAACCTTGGTCGGCCTTATCTCTGGAGGGGATGAAGTGGCGTACGGAGAGGAGGTTGAGAGACTGGCAGTGTGGTGTTCGGAGAACAACCTCCTTCTGAACACCACAAAAACTAAGGAAGTCATACTTGACTTCAGAAAGAAAGGCACACACCCAGCACCACTTGCCATCAATGGGGAGTGCGTGGAGAGAGTCAATTCTTTCAAACTACTCGGGGTGCATATTTCCGACGACCTCTCCTGGTCTGCTAATGCCAGAGCAGTGGTAGAAAGGGCCCAGCAGCGACTCCACTTCTTGGGAGTGCTCAAGAAGAACCACCTGGAACAGAAGCTGCTGGTGTCTTTCTACAGAGCCACGGTGGAGAGCATACTGACCTACTGCATCACAGTGTGGTATGCTGGTTGCACAGAAGCAGACAGGAGATCCTTACAGAAAGTCATCAACACAGCCCAGAAGATTATCGGCTGCTCTCTGCCCAGCCTCGAGGACATCGCCTCCTCTTGCTACCAAAAAAGAGCTAATAATATCATGAAGGACCGCTCTCATCCTGGCCACCCCCTCTGTGACCTGCTGCCCTCCGGCAAACACTACAGGTCCCATAAAACAAGGACTAACAGGCTGAGAGACAGCTGA